One Pseudomonas sp. AN-1 genomic region harbors:
- a CDS encoding PilZ domain-containing protein — protein MPEQSHERRRFQRIPFEADAELRHGAQRWTVQLHDLSLKGLLVSRPAGWAMQPDTAIHASLQLAPQVEVRMTVSLAHQSDDLLGFYCREIDLDSITHLRRLIELNLGSRELLERELSALLRG, from the coding sequence ATGCCCGAGCAGTCCCACGAGCGTCGCCGTTTCCAGCGCATCCCCTTCGAGGCCGACGCCGAACTGCGGCACGGCGCGCAGCGCTGGACCGTGCAGCTGCATGACCTGTCCCTGAAGGGCCTGCTGGTCAGCCGCCCGGCCGGCTGGGCAATGCAGCCCGACACCGCGATCCACGCCAGCCTCCAGCTCGCCCCGCAGGTCGAGGTGCGCATGACGGTGAGCCTGGCCCACCAGAGCGACGACCTGCTCGGCTTCTACTGCCGGGAGATCGACCTCGACTCGATCACCCACCTGCGCCGCCTCATCGAGCTCAACCTGGGCAGCCGAGAGCTGCTCGAGCGCGAGCTGAGCGCCCTGCTGCGCGGCTAG
- the ettA gene encoding energy-dependent translational throttle protein EttA, with protein MAQYVFTMHRLGKVVPPKRQILKDISLSFFPGAKIGVLGLNGAGKSTLLRIMAGVDTEFEGEARPMPGIKIGYLPQEPQLDPEKSVREIVEEAVGEIKQAQARLDEVYAAYAEPDADFDALAAEQAKLEAILQAADGHNLERQLEVAADALRLPAWDARIEHLSGGEKRRVALCRLLLSAPDMLLLDEPTNHLDADSVAWLERFLHDFPGTVVAITHDRYFLDNVAGWILELDRGEGIPFEGNYSQWLESKAARLAQEAKQEAAHAKAMKAELEWVRQGAKARQAKSKARLQRFEEMQSQEFQKRSETNEIYIPAGPRLGDKVIEFNGVSKGYGDRQLIDNLTFSVPKGAIVGVIGGNGAGKSTLFRMILGKEQPDAGSIDIGETVQIASVDQSREHLDGSKTVWEQVSDGFDMIKVGNYEVPSRGYVGRFNFKGADQQKFVKDLSGGERGRLHLALTLKQGGNVLLLDEPSNDLDVETLRALEEALLDFPGAAIVISHDRWFLDRIATHILSYEDDAQVYFFEGNYTEFEADRKKRLGDAAAQPHRVRYKKLA; from the coding sequence ATGGCTCAATACGTTTTCACCATGCATCGGCTCGGCAAGGTCGTGCCGCCGAAGCGTCAGATTCTCAAGGACATCTCCCTGTCGTTCTTCCCCGGCGCCAAGATCGGCGTGCTCGGCCTGAACGGCGCGGGCAAGTCGACCCTGCTGCGCATCATGGCCGGCGTCGATACCGAGTTCGAAGGCGAGGCCCGGCCGATGCCCGGGATCAAGATCGGCTACCTGCCACAGGAGCCGCAGCTCGATCCGGAGAAGAGCGTGCGCGAGATCGTCGAGGAGGCGGTGGGCGAGATCAAGCAGGCCCAGGCCCGCCTCGACGAGGTGTACGCCGCCTACGCCGAGCCGGACGCCGACTTCGACGCGCTGGCCGCCGAGCAGGCCAAGCTGGAAGCCATCCTGCAGGCCGCCGACGGCCACAACCTCGAGCGCCAGCTGGAAGTCGCCGCCGACGCCCTGCGCCTGCCGGCCTGGGACGCCAGGATCGAGCACCTCTCCGGTGGCGAGAAGCGCCGCGTGGCGCTGTGCCGCCTGCTGCTGTCGGCTCCCGACATGCTGCTGCTGGACGAACCGACCAACCACCTGGACGCCGACTCGGTGGCCTGGCTGGAGCGCTTCCTCCACGACTTCCCCGGCACCGTGGTGGCGATCACCCACGACCGCTACTTCCTCGACAACGTCGCCGGCTGGATCCTCGAACTGGACCGTGGCGAGGGCATCCCCTTCGAGGGCAACTACTCGCAGTGGCTGGAATCCAAGGCCGCCCGTCTGGCCCAGGAGGCCAAGCAGGAAGCCGCCCATGCCAAGGCGATGAAGGCCGAGCTGGAGTGGGTGCGCCAGGGGGCCAAGGCCCGCCAGGCCAAGTCCAAGGCGCGCCTGCAGCGTTTCGAGGAGATGCAGTCGCAGGAATTCCAGAAGCGCAGCGAGACCAACGAGATCTACATTCCGGCCGGTCCGCGCCTGGGCGACAAGGTCATCGAGTTCAACGGCGTGAGCAAGGGCTACGGCGATCGCCAGCTGATCGACAACCTGACCTTCAGCGTGCCCAAGGGCGCCATCGTCGGGGTGATCGGCGGCAACGGCGCGGGCAAGTCGACCCTGTTCCGCATGATCCTCGGCAAGGAGCAGCCGGACGCCGGCAGCATCGACATCGGCGAGACCGTGCAGATCGCCAGCGTCGACCAGAGCCGCGAGCACCTCGACGGCAGCAAGACCGTGTGGGAGCAGGTCTCCGACGGCTTCGACATGATCAAGGTGGGCAACTACGAGGTGCCCTCGCGCGGCTACGTTGGTCGCTTCAACTTCAAGGGCGCCGACCAGCAGAAGTTCGTCAAGGACCTCTCCGGCGGTGAGCGCGGGCGCCTGCACCTGGCGCTGACCCTCAAGCAGGGCGGCAACGTGCTGCTGCTCGACGAACCGTCCAACGACCTCGACGTGGAAACCCTGCGCGCCCTGGAAGAGGCGCTGCTCGACTTCCCCGGCGCGGCCATCGTGATCTCCCACGACCGCTGGTTCCTCGACCGCATCGCCACCCACATCCTCTCCTACGAGGACGATGCCCAGGTGTACTTCTTCGAAGGCAACTACACCGAGTTCGAGGCCGACCGCAAGAAGCGCCTCGGCGACGCGGCGGCCCAGCCGCACCGGGTGCGCTACAAGAAGCTGGCCTGA
- the glyA gene encoding serine hydroxymethyltransferase, translated as MFSRDLTLARYDADLFAAMEQEAQRQEEHIELIASENYTSPAVMEAQGSVLTNKYAEGYPHKRYYGGCEYVDIVEQLAIDRAKELFGADYANVQPHAGSQANAAVFQALVKPGDTVLGMSLAHGGHLTHGASVNFSGKIYNAVQYGLNPETGLIDYDEVERLAVEHQPKMIIAGFSAYSQVLDFARFREIADKVGAYLFVDMAHVAGLVAAGVYPNPVPFADVVTTTTHKTLRGPRGGLILAKANEEIEKKLNSAVFPGGQGGPLMHVIAAKAVCFKEALSPEFKAYQQQVVKNAQAMAEVFVERGFDVVSGGTQNHLFLLSLIKQDITGKDADAALGRAFITVNKNAVPNDPRSPFVTSGLRIGTPAVTTRGFGEAECRELAGWICDILQNMGDESVIDAVREKVKAVCARLPVYGK; from the coding sequence ATGTTCAGCCGTGATTTGACCCTCGCCCGCTATGACGCCGACCTGTTTGCCGCCATGGAGCAAGAAGCCCAGCGCCAGGAAGAGCACATCGAGCTGATCGCCTCTGAAAACTACACCAGCCCGGCGGTGATGGAAGCCCAGGGCAGCGTGCTGACCAACAAGTACGCCGAAGGCTACCCGCACAAGCGCTACTACGGCGGTTGCGAATACGTCGACATCGTCGAGCAGCTGGCCATCGACCGCGCCAAAGAGCTGTTCGGCGCCGACTACGCCAACGTCCAGCCGCACGCCGGCTCCCAGGCCAACGCCGCGGTGTTCCAGGCGCTGGTCAAGCCGGGCGACACCGTGCTGGGCATGAGCCTGGCCCACGGCGGCCACCTGACCCACGGCGCCAGCGTCAACTTCTCCGGCAAGATCTACAACGCCGTGCAGTACGGCCTGAACCCGGAAACCGGCCTGATCGACTACGACGAGGTCGAGCGCCTGGCCGTCGAGCACCAGCCGAAGATGATCATCGCCGGCTTCTCCGCCTACTCGCAGGTGCTGGACTTCGCCCGCTTCCGCGAGATCGCCGACAAGGTCGGTGCCTACCTGTTCGTCGACATGGCCCACGTGGCCGGTCTGGTCGCCGCCGGCGTGTACCCGAACCCGGTGCCGTTCGCCGACGTGGTCACCACCACCACCCACAAGACCCTGCGCGGCCCGCGCGGCGGCCTGATCCTCGCCAAGGCCAACGAGGAGATCGAGAAGAAGCTGAACTCCGCCGTGTTCCCGGGCGGCCAGGGCGGCCCGCTGATGCACGTGATCGCCGCCAAGGCGGTGTGCTTCAAGGAAGCGCTGAGCCCCGAGTTCAAGGCCTACCAGCAGCAGGTGGTGAAGAACGCCCAGGCCATGGCCGAGGTGTTCGTCGAGCGCGGCTTCGACGTGGTTTCCGGCGGCACCCAGAACCACCTGTTCCTGCTCAGCCTGATCAAGCAGGACATCACCGGCAAGGACGCGGACGCCGCCCTGGGTCGCGCCTTCATCACCGTCAACAAGAACGCCGTGCCGAACGACCCGCGTTCGCCCTTCGTCACCTCCGGCCTGCGCATCGGCACCCCGGCGGTGACCACCCGCGGTTTCGGCGAAGCCGAGTGCCGCGAGCTGGCCGGCTGGATCTGCGACATCCTGCAGAACATGGGCGACGAGTCGGTGATCGACGCCGTGCGCGAGAAGGTCAAGGCCGTCTGCGCCCGCCTGCCGGTGTACGGCAAGTAA
- the radA gene encoding DNA repair protein RadA — MAKAKRMYGCSECGATFPKWAGQCGECGAWNTLIETVLEGTATPSGRGGWAGQQANVRTLAEVSVEETPRFSTASSELDRVLGGGLVDGSVVLIGGDPGIGKSTILLQTLCRIAERMPALYVTGEESQQQVAMRARRLGLPEDKLKVMTETNIETIIATARQEKPRVMVIDSIQTIFTEQLQSAPGGVAQVRESAALLVRFAKQSGTAVFLVGHVTKEGALAGPRVLEHMVDTVLYFEGESDGRLRLLRAVKNRFGAVNELGVFAMTDRGLKEVSNPSAIFLTRAQEEVPGSVVMATWEGSRPMLVEVQALVDTSHMANPRRVTLGLDPNRLAMLLAVLHRHGSIPTYDQDVFLNVVGGVKVLETASDLALLAAVISSLRNKPLPHDLLVFGEIGLSGEIRPVPSGQERLKEAAKHGFKRAIVPRGNAPKESPAGLEVVAVTRLEQALDALFE, encoded by the coding sequence CGTGCTGGAGGGGACGGCGACGCCCAGTGGCCGCGGCGGCTGGGCCGGCCAGCAGGCCAACGTCAGGACCCTCGCCGAGGTCAGCGTCGAGGAGACGCCGCGCTTCTCCACCGCCTCCAGCGAGCTGGACCGCGTGCTCGGCGGCGGCCTGGTCGACGGCTCGGTGGTGCTGATCGGCGGCGACCCGGGCATCGGCAAGTCGACCATCCTGCTGCAGACCCTGTGCCGCATCGCCGAGCGCATGCCGGCGCTGTACGTCACCGGCGAGGAGTCGCAGCAGCAGGTGGCGATGCGCGCGCGGCGTCTCGGCCTGCCCGAGGACAAGCTCAAGGTGATGACCGAGACCAACATCGAGACCATCATCGCCACCGCGCGCCAGGAGAAGCCGCGGGTGATGGTGATCGACTCGATCCAGACCATCTTCACCGAGCAGCTGCAGTCGGCGCCGGGCGGCGTCGCCCAGGTGCGCGAGAGCGCGGCGCTCTTGGTGCGCTTCGCCAAGCAGAGCGGCACCGCGGTGTTCCTGGTCGGCCACGTCACCAAGGAAGGTGCGCTGGCCGGCCCGCGGGTGCTCGAGCACATGGTCGACACCGTGCTGTACTTCGAGGGCGAGTCGGACGGCCGCCTGCGCCTGCTGCGCGCGGTGAAGAACCGCTTCGGCGCGGTCAACGAGCTGGGCGTGTTCGCCATGACCGACCGCGGCCTCAAGGAGGTCAGCAACCCCTCGGCGATCTTCCTCACCCGCGCCCAGGAGGAGGTGCCGGGCAGCGTGGTGATGGCCACCTGGGAGGGCTCGCGGCCGATGCTGGTGGAGGTGCAGGCGCTGGTCGACACCAGCCACATGGCCAACCCGCGCCGGGTGACCCTCGGCCTCGACCCCAACCGCCTGGCCATGCTGCTGGCCGTGCTGCACCGCCACGGCAGCATTCCCACCTACGACCAGGACGTGTTCCTCAACGTGGTCGGCGGGGTCAAGGTGCTGGAGACCGCCTCGGACCTGGCGCTGCTCGCCGCGGTGATCTCCAGCCTGCGCAACAAGCCGCTGCCGCACGACCTGCTGGTGTTCGGCGAGATCGGCCTGTCCGGCGAGATCCGCCCGGTGCCCAGCGGCCAGGAGCGCTTGAAGGAAGCCGCCAAGCACGGCTTCAAGCGCGCCATCGTGCCCAGGGGCAACGCGCCCAAGGAGTCGCCGGCGGGGCTGGAGGTGGTGGCGGTGACGCGCCTGGAGCAGGCGCTGGATGCGCTGTTCGAGTAG